Proteins encoded together in one Capsicum annuum cultivar UCD-10X-F1 unplaced genomic scaffold, UCD10Xv1.1 ctg82114, whole genome shotgun sequence window:
- the LOC124895433 gene encoding LEAF RUST 10 DISEASE-RESISTANCE LOCUS RECEPTOR-LIKE PROTEIN KINASE-like 2.1 — MPLSHLSTTTLLFFAAVFSTFILPTSFSLSDDSLFFPKCNRTFSCGSIRNITYPFTGGDRPDYCGLPEFKLRCVDDKHTEFTHQSLNYRVLDINQSSRTMTMARIDLWENVCPSQFINTSFNSTHFSYDHNEEEELFLSYGCNVSALVFTPRNMFRCNIDGLNSTGAFYFLGPIPGDPSPNAITCTSMVTVPVFRAVGKRLYSNEITLGEALMEGFSVKYDAPYVGLCSDCTSMGGTCGFNVGLAQPICICQEMPCTLALGHSHESSSQGTENFILQFY, encoded by the coding sequence ATGCCTCTCTCCCACCTTTCCACCACCACCCTTCTCTTCTTTGCCGCCGTTTTCTCCACCTTTATTCTCCCCACGTCCTTCTCCTTGTCTGATGACAGCCTCTTCTTCCCCAAATGTAATCGCACTTTCTCCTGCGGTTCTATACGTAACATCACTTATCCATTCACCGGTGGCGATCGCCCTGATTACTGTGGCCTCCCTGAATTTAAACTTCGATGTGTTGATGATAAACACACCGAGTTTACTCACCAGTCACTTAACTATCGAGTTCTTGATATTAATCAGTCCTCGAGGACAATGACAATGGCTAGAATAGACCTATGGGAAAATGTCTGTCCTTCGCAATTCATCAACACTAGTTTCAATTCTACTCATTTCAGTTATGACCATAATGAAGAGGAAGAACTTTTTTTAAGCTACGGGTGCAATGTATCTGCATTGGTTTTCACGCCTCGTAATATGTTCAGATGTAACATCGATGGTTTGAATTCCACCGGTGCATTTTACTTTCTTGGTCCAATTCCAGGGGACCCATCGCCGAATGCCATAACTTGTACGAGTATGGTTACTGTTCCGGTGTTTAGAGCCGTAGGTAAAAGGCTATATAGCAATGAGATTACTCTCGGGGAGGCATTGATGGAGGGGTTTAGCGTGAAATATGATGCACCTTATGTTGGACTCTGTTCTGATTGCACCAGTATGGGTGGGACTTGCGGATTTAATGTGGGATTGGCTCAGCCAATTTGTATTTGTCAAGAAATGCCTTGTACATTGGCTTTAGGACATTCTCATGAAAGTTCCTCCCAAGGTACTGAGAATTTTATCCTTCAATTTTACTAG